The Candidatus Kryptoniota bacterium genomic sequence TGGTCAGGCTGGTTAATGATTCGTTGTTCTACCGCTCACTCCTTAATACTCTTCAATTCCTGTTGATCCACATCCCGCTGCAAATCTTCTTTGCACTTCTGTTCGCTGTGGCATTGAACTCGGTGAAGCTGCTGAGAGGATTCTTCAGGGCCGTATATTTTATGCCGGTAGTAGTCTCAGGAGTCGTGGTGACTATTGTGTGGCTGCAACTCTATTCTTACGACAACGGAATACTGAACGGTATCCTCACCTCGATTCACCTCCCTCGTGTTCCATGGCTCACCAGCACGACGTTCGCGATGCCTTCTATCGCCGTCATGGCGACCTGGAAAAATGTCGGGCTTTACACAATCATGTTCCTCGCGGGACTCCAGGGAATTCCCGACGAGTTTTATGAAGCGGCGACAATGGACGGCGCGTCCCAATATCGCAAATTTGTCAGCATAACTATACCACTGCTGGCCCCGACAATGACACTTGTCGTCGTGCTCTCAACTATTAACGGGTTTTCCCTCTTTGTCGAGCCGTTCGTTATGACCGGCGGCGGTCCGCTCAATGCAACACTCTCCTCCGTATTATACGTCTATAACCAGGCTTTCTCATTCGGCCACCTCGGTTACGCTGCCGCGCTCGGTTTCGTCTTTGCTTTGGTAATTCTTCTCTCTATACTCATTCAAAGAAAATTCTTGGGGGCGGAATGAAAAAGGGAGGATCGAAGGCATTCACTTATATCTTCCTCGTATTTTTCGCCTTAATATTTTTGTATCCCTTTCTCTGGATGCTATCAGGATCTCTTAAGCCCGATTTTGACGTGATGAACCTCGGGCTTTACTCATCTCACTTTACGTCTTCGAATTATTCACTCGTGTTTGATAGAATACCTATTCTCAGATCCTTCGTAAACAGCTTGATTGTCGCAACCGCGGTGACGTTCTGTGTCGTTGTGTTCGGTGCCATCGTCGGATACGCGCTCGCGAAAGTGAACTGGAAAGGCGCTCGATATCTTATTGTCTTTCTTATCTTTACTATGACGATCCCGTTCCAGCTCACTCTCATTCCTCTTTATACTATGATCGTAAAATTCCGTCTGACGGATAACCTCCTCGGATTGATACTTCCGAACATGATGACCGCAGTTTCAATTATAATGTTCAGGCAGTTCTTCCTGTCGCTTCCCGATTCGCTGATCGAGGCGGCACGGATCGATGGCTGCAGTGAATTGAAGCTGATCTTTAAAATTGTCGTACCCCTTTCGAGACCGGCAGTCGTGACCGTCGCCATAATTACATTCTTGACGTCGTGGAATGATGTCCTCTGGCCTCTGATCGTAATACGTAACCGGAGCCTTATGACACTTCCGCAGCTAATAACGATTTTTGTCCTCGGCGGTGAAGCTGAATCCCATCTCGGCGCTGAACTCGCTGCTTCTACAATGCTCGCCGTCCCGATTCTATTGTTATATTCTTTCTTCCAACGATATTTCATTCAGAGTTTCGTTTCATCCGGGGTCAAGGGATGAGTGCTATTGTTCTCTTGATTGCTGCCGTTGCCGGCCTCTCAACTTCCGGAATTAATGCACCATCAAGTCCCGACTCGATTAGATTTAAATCGATGGACGATCCTGTTCTTGACTCTCTGGTCGTCGTTACAGTTGGGAGTGTCAGGCTGACCCGGGAAGTTGCCCAACTCGGGTTCGATTCTGTTTACGCAGCAGCTGATTCGTCCGGCGGTTTTCGAAAAGCCACAGACTATTTCCATCTCAAGATGAATTCGCCCGAAATCCTCAAAATGATGAGCGAAGAAAAGGAAGGGAGTGTCTCTGAACCCGTTAGGGGACCGGACGGCTACTATATTTTTAGGATCGATGAAACTTCACTTTCACCAATAACAACAGATTACGAGAAGACGAATCTAAGTCAGCAGCTGGAGAATGAAATCAAGCAGCATGAGGCTGACATAGCTTCTGATGCTTATGTTGAAGAATTAATGAAGTCGGTGCAGCCGGTTATCAAGCGGAACGCTTTCAACCTGTTATGCGGAAACATTGCATCAGAATATCTGCCGCGCGATAAGTTCGACGACTGGCACTTGTCACGCCTCCTGATGTCCGAAGCCGGACCCATTCGCGGCGACCAGGTTCGAAATCACAGTTCTGTCCCTTTGATCGACTTCAATGGAGGGAACGTTAACCTTGGTGAGTTCTTCGAGTGGTACAACTTGAGAAGCGCGAACTTTAATATTGCCGCCGACACGAGAAATAAAATCATGAGTATTGTTGAGAGTTACGTCTGGCGAATGCTCAGAGACAAGCTCCTGGTGAAACAAACCGTCAAGGAAGGTTTGAATAGATCTGAGACCTACAAGAGTCAGATGAAGAAATGGAACGCGAAATTATCGTACCTGTCGCTTCAGCGGCATTTAAGCGGACTGATGAGGACCGACTCGGAGAGCGTTGCGAGATATTTTCTCGAGAATTATCCCGACTACGGGAAGAGCGGCGACACCACACTCGATCTCGGCGAGAAATACGATGACGCGAAATGCGATTATGTCGAATTCATGACGAGGTCGAGTCTCCTTCACACAATTGCATTCGCGCGACAATATGTCAAAGTCAAGGAAATTTACTCGGTAGTTGACAGGCTCGCCCTGCCACCTCAATCCGGGCACAATCCCGTAGAAGTTCTCTTCTTCAAGACCGGCGGGACTTTCCCTCGTAAAGCTTTTCCTAATATAGATGATGTATGGCAGAAGATAATACCATGAAAGGATCGATTTGATTTATCGTTATCCGGTAGAAAAATTACATGCGGGTTCCAATCTCGGCAACTTATTTACATTTGTTCAGCTGGACGCCGAGAGCAACATCCACGGAATTTGGTCGTCAGTAGACAACAGATTCTATCTCGGAAGATTGTCGACTCAATTCAGCTCGGACTCCCGGGCGCCCAAACCAGTCGAGACGATATTCGCTGAATGCGAACAGTCGACTCACTTCGAGGGAAGCGGTGTCCGGTTCGCGAAAAAGATCTGGCTCCCTTATTCCAGCTTGTCCAACTCCTCCGTGAAAGAGCTGCAATCAATATTTATCGAAATTGAGATAAACAATCTTTCCGATTCTCAAAAGACGATAGGGATTTCGGCGGAATTCAATTTTCCACCGGTGGCTTCATCGCTCTTCACGAAGAAACCGCCACTTGAAGAAACGAAGAGGAAATTCAAGATCGATCACACCGCCGGATCGATTTACGCTAAAGATGCCGGCAGCCAGAAGACGACGAGGGTTCTGTTTTCAGATGACGGCGAGGTAAGTGTCGTCGATGACAAATCCGTCCGGGCCGAATTCAAATTCCTACTTTCGCGTAATGAAACAAGGAAGTTTAATATTGGTGTGGCGCTGGATCCGGCGGGAAAGAGAGAAATCAACGCGAAGAATTTCTTCGGACAAAGCGCTTCTTTGAAGGAGAGTACCGCATCAGCACTCCACGATATGCTTTCGCGCTCCGAATTTCTCACCCCGAGCGGCACAATAAACAGAGGAATCTATTGGGCAAAGGTGAACACTCTTCGTGTTCAGCACAAGTTCAGATCTGGATTCGCCTTCACGAATGATCCACCTCAGGATATTGTCGTTGTCCGGGATCTTGCATGGTATGCTATGGGCTGTGATTTCCTGTCCCCGGAATTCTCCGGAAGACTTATTGAATTCGGTGAGCAGTTCTGTTTTCATCCCGAAGGGAAGCTGACTGAATACATCCATGCCGACGAAGATAAACCGGTTCTCCATGACTACGACCTGAACATAAACGACGACACGCCTCTTTTCATACTGGCGCTTGAACATCACGCGGAAGTCAGCGGAGATGCGAATTTCAGGTTGAAGGCTGTCGGCCTGGCCGCACATGCTGCGGATTATATCATAAGTCAGCTTAACGACGGACTTGTATATTGTGATGCGCACGGCGTGAACGTGTGGGGAATAGCGAGTTGGCGAAACATTATAGATGATTATAACCTGACCGGATTCGTGACTGAGATTAATGCGGAATGTTGTGCGGCTCTTCGTTCTGCCGCCCGCCTTGCGAAATCGGTTGGCAGCTCCTCTCTGTCAGAAAGGTACCAATCAGAAGCGAAAAAGCTGGAAAGTAATATTCTGAAAAAACTGCGAAAGGACGGATCGAGCCTGTTCTACCTCAATATCGACCAGGAAGGGAAACTTCACGATGACCTGACGGGCGACCTGGTCTTCCCTGCGATGTTCGAAATTGGGAATGAGACATCAAACCGGAGCGTCGTTGAAAGACTTTTCCAGGCTGACCTCTGGACCGACTATGGAGCGAGGACGGTTGCGAAATCCGATCCCAGTTACAACCCGGAGTCGGGTATGAATCTAATGGGAGGTGTTTGGCCGAATCTGACTGCATGGTTTGCGATGGCCGCGAGACCATTTTATCCCGAAAGAGTCGCCGAAGCGATGGAACGCATCTACAAAATAAGCGAGCCGGAATCTCCGGTGAAATTCGGTAATGTGATACCGGGTGAATTCCCGGAAAGGCTTCATGGCGACAATTTCAAAAGCATGGGCATGGGAATGAGCCCCTGGATGCCTCCTTCTTTTCTCTGGCTGGGGATTGAAGGTCTGCTCGGACTGGAAATCGTTGATGGAGAAGTGACAATAGATCCGGCTTTGCCGGATGGGTGGAAGTTCCTTTGTGTCTTTGATCTTCCGGTGATCGGTCGCAGGTTGGATGCGATTTATTTTGACGGGATGATTTTCACAAACCTGGAAGTCCGCTCGAGACTTCCGGTCAGAGTGGGCTCGATCAAGCATTTCGAAGACTCGGCGGGCGTACGAGTATTTCAGTTTGCAGATAAGCTTGGGAAGAAGATATTCGCATTTTCATCTACGGGATTTGAAGGAAATATCTCCATCCCGGTTAACGCTCATCTGAAGGGTGTAGATCTGGAACTTCGTCAGAATGAAATGAAGGAGATTAGTGTTAGCGAAGAGTAAAAGCCCGATACTTCTCCTCCTTTTAATTTCGGCTTCGGTTTCAGTTTCGCAACCACTTGCTGTCAACAAGGCACACCTTCTGGCACTCACTGAAGAATTGAAATTCGACGGCGACTCGATAGCTGTTGTGGATATTTATTCTAACTACCCCGCTTACGAGCCGGTTGATGCCAAAGGAGAAGGTTTCGCCTGCGTTGATGACGCCGCCCGTGCCGCAGTTTTCTTCATGAGGTATAATGAGGTGTATGGAAAATCCGAGGACGAAAAGATAATCCGCGGGCTAATAAATTTTGTCCTCCGCATGCAGACGAGCGACGGTAGATTCTACAATTTTCTCCAGAGAAGCGGCGGAGAGATTCAAATTAATGAATCGGGTCGGACAAGTTATGCGTGCTTCGGCTGGTGGGCGGCTCGAGCGATCTGGGCTCTCGGTGAAGCGTCGACATACTTCAAGAATAGAAATCATGAAATGTATGTCGAGGTCGTCTCTGCCGCGGAGAGATCACTTCCGCAACTCGATTCCATTTTGACCAATTACGACAGACTCGACAGCCTTGGCTACCCGACATGGCTGCTGTACAATGATGGCGGAGATGCCGCTTCTGAGCTCGTGCTCGGGTTGAATCGACTCTACAGTGCAACCGGAGACAAAAGGTACCTCAAGATGTCGGAAGAATTTTGCGATGGAATGATGAGACTTCAATCCGGGAGTCGCCGAACCCGACCATACTCCATGTTTCTTTCAAACCATGATGGCTGGCACGGATGGGCGAATTCACAATCAGCGGCGATACTGGAATATTCAAGATTGGCGAATGACCGCTCGGTGGCCGAGAAAGCGCTTCAGGAGTTGGAATCCTTCTTCCCGCGTTGGGCTGGATCTCTCTTCTTTAGATCCTGCGATAGGACCGGAAGGAATTTGGACTATTCAGGTCAGATCGCATACGCAATCCAGCCTGCTGTGTCTGCAGCGGCCGAAGCGTTCGAGATTACGCACGACCGCAGGTTCAAAACGCTTGCTTCCATTCTCGCTTCATGGTTTCTCGGCAACAATACTGCGAAGACAGGATTCTATAATTCTGGAAGCGGAATTTGCTTTGACGGTACCGAGGATTCGCTTCACGTCAACAGGAATTCCGGGGCCGAGTCCACCATCGAAGCGTTGCTGACCATGGTAGATCTGAAAAGGCTCGGAGCCGATTTCAAAAGTATAAAACTGATAAGTCGTCCGTCGTTTGACGCCGAACGCTACATTTATGAAATCGACGGACGCAAAGTGATTTTTAAAATGAACGCAACGGGTTTTTCAATTCAATAACTATCCGAACTATTACAAATCTCCATCACGAAATAATCCAGACAAGACATGAATGACCGAGTTCTACCCGAAGTGCTTAACGTGGAACGTTTGCACGACTCAAAACCGATCTTGTCCGCCGTAAGAGAGCATCCGTGGGAAAGTGAAGTTGTATTCAATCCGGCGTGCTTTCTTCTGAACGAAAAGTCGGACATCTCCCGTCTCCTCGAAAACTTGTCCCTGCCAAAACATCTGCTCGAGAATTTGAAAAACAGCAAGGCAATCTGCGTGTTGATCTACAGGGCGCAGGGAATCACGACGGAGGCCGAGGACTTTCGCCGTTCCAGGTTGGGGCTGGCGCTTCTGACCCCGGAACTCGAACTACTGTACAGACATCTGGCGCCGATTGTCACACCGGAAAACGATTATGAGGATCTCGGCGTCGAGGACCCAAGAATAATCAGAATCAAGAATAGATTCTTCATGCTCTATACCGGATATTCATCGAAAGCGACAGGAGAGCATGGATCCACTCACGCAAACAAGATTAATATTTGCCTGGCAGTTTCAGATGATCTCGTGAGCTGGAAGAAATTCGGAGTTCTGAAAGGGAAGTTGAACGAGATCGACAATAAGAATGCAGTCTTCTTTTCCAAGAAAGTCGGCAGCAAATACCAAATGCTGCACAGACCGATGGAAGGAAAGGACCCAATGTCGATTCATATTGCGCA encodes the following:
- a CDS encoding carbohydrate ABC transporter permease; the encoded protein is MKKGGSKAFTYIFLVFFALIFLYPFLWMLSGSLKPDFDVMNLGLYSSHFTSSNYSLVFDRIPILRSFVNSLIVATAVTFCVVVFGAIVGYALAKVNWKGARYLIVFLIFTMTIPFQLTLIPLYTMIVKFRLTDNLLGLILPNMMTAVSIIMFRQFFLSLPDSLIEAARIDGCSELKLIFKIVVPLSRPAVVTVAIITFLTSWNDVLWPLIVIRNRSLMTLPQLITIFVLGGEAESHLGAELAASTMLAVPILLLYSFFQRYFIQSFVSSGVKG
- a CDS encoding sugar ABC transporter permease, encoding MRKSGKLGFALSAPYLIYALMFVIFPLLFSVFLIFHRWDGMSAPTWIGLKNLVRLVNDSLFYRSLLNTLQFLLIHIPLQIFFALLFAVALNSVKLLRGFFRAVYFMPVVVSGVVVTIVWLQLYSYDNGILNGILTSIHLPRVPWLTSTTFAMPSIAVMATWKNVGLYTIMFLAGLQGIPDEFYEAATMDGASQYRKFVSITIPLLAPTMTLVVVLSTINGFSLFVEPFVMTGGGPLNATLSSVLYVYNQAFSFGHLGYAAALGFVFALVILLSILIQRKFLGAE
- a CDS encoding glycosidase yields the protein MNDRVLPEVLNVERLHDSKPILSAVREHPWESEVVFNPACFLLNEKSDISRLLENLSLPKHLLENLKNSKAICVLIYRAQGITTEAEDFRRSRLGLALLTPELELLYRHLAPIVTPENDYEDLGVEDPRIIRIKNRFFMLYTGYSSKATGEHGSTHANKINICLAVSDDLVSWKKFGVLKGKLNEIDNKNAVFFSKKVGSKYQMLHRPMEGKDPMSIHIAHSARIFGEWTDDGVALRADEAARFSKSWIGAGAPPLQISNNKFLMLYHTGHYKINGAREYDLGLCVFSLDGGFQVLEKVEPLMIPETSAETEGNVSLGVNNVLFVCGSYFYGGYLYFPYAGADSVILGARIKMDI